The Nitrospirales bacterium genome includes a window with the following:
- a CDS encoding type II secretion system GspH family protein: MSGKLDDKGFALIAMMGVLAIVVILATALLPNMVTSFNTKANETENDILEHIGSSSATYLRSTHTWPPTLAAHTSYSPLDSTQLLRNDRLFPRYYVLHPNMSGFNNGTGLAETALVDARFLLISNRVADAAPTISNGTEFTTWWSMDESVNPELHIYRGNLASTFLRVSLSAVGNGGSFQIGGTTTHSSGGTLAPYERYHLPGTILSFDEANTFGTPELQVVLTSDVEFEFDPACEAGKQWHVPGVECGGEPAQFWLTTWGAPTGKSGVGTWNNDMMIAYGEPGLTFESGPAGTTAGTFRGPLVDLQEFGASVVESLHFVSRDITIGTGANTVDLKAGDILASDIHDVTMTSHNSLFVEEKDVYVFRPWKPGDYSSGTFFMLFDGSDVGWARVQGVSLVETATKVGGTTIQAGSFLMRTAIRSGIKLFVPFWAGNTTAGTLTDLYNADDYFYSFELVETPLKVGDVTLKAGQILSTTVGDGVLVGDNNLLVNSEDVFVLDLTGTGLLSAGRATMLFDGSDAGLIPSSSSDSVVGITLSGTCSNWLLPIINPGFETGDLTGWTRTEDVFGQGGVNQWNATTASYYMPSAPGGTYFASAETNGETGGNTHRTGLSQRIAVSACSVNIDAGGLVVTLSGVGHGQTDALKRDYGSLQLTFYDAVSGGNPIGSAAVSNNATAYSWTDLTIPYVEVPVGTRSIEVTVWGTKNAQSTYTDAGVDNLGGIMLAETAVLNRVSNGSFEEYFDFAGWTYAGTIGTVFDGTSSLVLEQASDLGITPPDGTYQARIRTFADSPDTETSGQDNGNLEAFFGFTNAAFNAKTGISIKEFEGIKQTVRVGDGSQLSFQWNFGTADTPGGTYNDLAFYYVTDSSGSEVQFTILGSVKGSSFIPGGPGGNMTGYQTTYFNFPGAGTYTIYFGVAEDIDTDGPSFLYLDDFQMTTS; this comes from the coding sequence ATGAGCGGAAAGCTTGATGATAAGGGGTTTGCTCTCATCGCGATGATGGGAGTGTTGGCGATTGTGGTGATTTTGGCGACCGCGCTGCTGCCGAATATGGTCACAAGCTTCAATACGAAGGCCAACGAGACAGAAAATGACATTCTTGAGCATATCGGGTCGAGCTCGGCGACCTATCTCCGGAGTACGCATACGTGGCCTCCGACGCTTGCGGCTCACACGAGTTACTCGCCATTGGATTCTACACAGCTCTTACGGAACGACCGCTTGTTCCCACGATACTATGTTCTCCATCCCAATATGAGCGGATTCAATAACGGCACCGGGTTGGCAGAAACGGCACTGGTCGATGCGCGATTTCTCTTGATTTCGAACCGGGTGGCTGACGCGGCTCCGACCATCTCCAACGGGACGGAATTTACGACATGGTGGTCAATGGACGAATCGGTGAATCCGGAATTGCATATCTATCGGGGAAACCTGGCCAGCACCTTTTTGAGAGTTTCTTTATCTGCTGTCGGTAATGGCGGGAGCTTTCAAATTGGAGGAACGACGACACATTCATCGGGTGGGACCCTGGCGCCGTATGAGCGGTACCATCTTCCCGGGACGATTCTAAGCTTCGATGAGGCCAATACCTTTGGGACTCCGGAATTGCAGGTCGTCCTGACGTCAGATGTCGAGTTTGAATTCGATCCAGCATGTGAGGCGGGAAAACAATGGCATGTGCCAGGCGTCGAATGCGGCGGTGAGCCTGCGCAGTTCTGGCTCACGACCTGGGGGGCTCCCACCGGGAAATCCGGGGTGGGCACATGGAATAACGATATGATGATCGCCTATGGCGAGCCAGGTCTCACGTTCGAGTCGGGGCCAGCCGGGACGACGGCTGGGACATTCCGCGGGCCTCTGGTCGATCTTCAGGAGTTTGGAGCGTCGGTGGTTGAGTCACTCCATTTCGTGTCGCGAGATATAACGATTGGTACAGGCGCCAATACGGTCGATCTCAAAGCCGGTGATATCCTGGCATCCGATATTCACGATGTCACGATGACGAGTCACAATTCATTGTTTGTGGAAGAGAAAGATGTCTATGTGTTTCGTCCCTGGAAGCCAGGGGACTATTCCTCAGGAACGTTTTTCATGTTGTTCGATGGATCGGATGTGGGGTGGGCTCGTGTGCAAGGGGTGTCGCTCGTGGAAACGGCGACGAAAGTGGGGGGGACGACCATCCAGGCTGGCTCTTTCTTGATGCGGACGGCGATACGCTCAGGAATCAAATTATTCGTTCCATTCTGGGCAGGAAACACTACGGCCGGCACCTTGACGGACTTGTACAATGCCGATGATTATTTCTATTCGTTTGAATTGGTCGAGACCCCGCTGAAGGTCGGCGATGTGACCTTAAAAGCCGGACAGATTTTGTCGACGACGGTGGGGGATGGTGTGTTAGTGGGTGACAACAATCTGCTGGTCAACAGCGAAGATGTCTTTGTGTTGGATTTGACGGGAACAGGACTCTTGTCGGCCGGGAGGGCCACCATGTTGTTTGATGGGAGTGATGCGGGGCTGATCCCCAGTTCATCATCGGATTCAGTGGTCGGAATTACATTGAGCGGGACTTGTTCCAATTGGCTCCTGCCGATTATCAACCCGGGGTTCGAGACTGGCGACCTCACAGGCTGGACACGAACTGAGGATGTCTTTGGCCAAGGTGGAGTGAATCAATGGAATGCCACGACAGCTTCCTATTATATGCCCAGTGCGCCTGGCGGGACCTATTTTGCCAGCGCCGAAACAAATGGGGAGACGGGAGGAAATACTCATCGAACTGGTCTTTCGCAGCGGATTGCCGTCAGCGCTTGTTCTGTGAATATTGATGCTGGCGGATTGGTTGTGACGCTCTCGGGAGTCGGTCATGGACAGACGGATGCTCTCAAACGGGACTACGGGAGCTTGCAGCTCACTTTTTATGACGCGGTTTCTGGGGGGAATCCGATAGGCAGTGCGGCCGTCAGCAACAATGCCACGGCCTATTCTTGGACTGACCTCACGATTCCGTACGTCGAGGTTCCCGTCGGGACGCGAAGCATCGAGGTCACTGTATGGGGGACGAAGAACGCGCAGAGTACCTACACCGACGCGGGTGTGGATAATCTCGGAGGCATTATGCTGGCGGAGACGGCCGTGTTGAACAGGGTCTCAAATGGCAGCTTCGAAGAATACTTCGATTTTGCCGGGTGGACGTACGCCGGGACGATCGGCACGGTCTTTGACGGGACATCCAGTCTCGTGCTGGAGCAAGCGTCAGATCTAGGTATCACGCCTCCTGACGGGACGTATCAGGCCAGAATCCGAACGTTCGCAGATTCTCCCGATACCGAAACCAGTGGTCAGGATAATGGAAATCTCGAGGCGTTCTTTGGATTCACCAATGCTGCCTTTAACGCAAAGACGGGCATATCGATTAAAGAGTTTGAAGGGATCAAGCAGACTGTGCGTGTTGGGGACGGTAGCCAACTGTCATTCCAATGGAACTTTGGAACGGCGGATACGCCCGGTGGGACGTACAATGACCTCGCGTTCTACTACGTGACGGATTCGAGCGGCAGTGAGGTTCAGTTCACGATCTTAGGCAGTGTCAAGGGGTCGTCTTTTATTCCTGGTGGTCCAGGCGGGAATATGACCGGCTACCAAACGACCTATTTCAATTTTCCGGGTGCGGGGACCTATACGATCTACTTTGGCGTCGCTGAGGATATCGACACCGACGGACCATCCTTCCTCTATCTTGACGACTTCCAGATGACGACGTCATAA
- a CDS encoding type II secretion system GspH family protein, with the protein MQRAIQTTLSIEQRGKSDGFTLIEMIGVLAVMTVLVALLLPRVFEIMAESKANALVAAVKTYETAVVDYYADIGSLLPLDVSGVPAVENSGNSNNSRSLPARLTLDQSDPLNTGNNSWVKFKGPYLAKFSSTTPPGLGTTVRMPARTPEAYGTATTGSNRAWDLNDDANSDIPASANVVYVSFSDITLQDFERVDSILDKGFGGTATERQLRGRVKYDITTKEMLIYLMHG; encoded by the coding sequence ATGCAAAGAGCTATACAGACCACCTTGAGTATCGAACAACGAGGGAAGAGCGACGGCTTTACCTTGATCGAAATGATCGGCGTACTGGCTGTCATGACCGTTCTTGTCGCGCTCTTGCTCCCGAGAGTCTTCGAGATTATGGCCGAATCAAAAGCGAATGCCTTGGTCGCAGCGGTTAAGACCTATGAAACGGCCGTCGTTGATTATTATGCGGACATCGGTTCGCTTCTTCCATTAGACGTCTCAGGCGTTCCGGCCGTGGAAAACAGCGGAAATAGTAATAATAGCCGATCACTTCCTGCGCGATTGACCCTGGATCAATCCGATCCTTTGAATACCGGCAACAATAGTTGGGTTAAGTTCAAGGGGCCTTATCTCGCGAAGTTCTCTTCGACGACTCCTCCGGGACTTGGCACGACGGTTCGCATGCCGGCGAGAACACCAGAAGCGTATGGGACAGCGACGACGGGATCAAACCGTGCATGGGATCTTAATGACGATGCGAATAGTGATATCCCGGCTTCGGCCAACGTGGTCTATGTCTCGTTTTCCGACATTACGCTTCAAGACTTTGAACGCGTGGATTCGATCCTGGATAAAGGATTTGGCGGTACTGCAACAGAGCGGCAACTTCGCGGTCGTGTGAAATATGACATCACGACAAAGGAGATGTTGATTTACCTCATGCATGGATGA
- a CDS encoding type II secretion system GspH family protein: MLSIADQYRARGVLALLSRSMNNGRRDTNNGFTLIEMLGVLAVLAILGGLLAPQFVKHLNIAARDHEAMYLEDIAKGIEVYLRENRSWPANLPSLSPDYVPIASTRIGTNERGFPRYFFVHPDMGSFNNAMGITGSDLPDARFLLISNLAADANPTITNGAQFDVWWNTDTTTTPDVEIYRGHMGRLFHLVSVSAVGDGGSYRIDGTATNSGGGRLTSYGNYHLVGTPIELDEADTFSNGNSELNFTLTFDAGYQFNPDCYAGSRWNALGSTCQT; the protein is encoded by the coding sequence ATGTTATCCATCGCTGATCAGTATCGCGCTAGAGGAGTGTTGGCGTTACTTTCGCGATCAATGAACAATGGACGACGAGACACGAACAACGGATTTACGTTAATCGAAATGCTCGGTGTGTTAGCCGTGTTGGCAATCCTGGGTGGGCTGCTGGCTCCACAATTCGTCAAACATTTGAATATCGCGGCGCGAGACCACGAAGCCATGTATTTGGAAGATATCGCCAAAGGCATCGAAGTCTATTTGCGAGAAAACCGTTCGTGGCCTGCCAACCTTCCATCCTTGAGCCCTGATTATGTGCCGATTGCTTCAACCCGGATCGGGACGAATGAACGAGGGTTTCCCCGGTATTTTTTCGTGCATCCGGACATGGGAAGCTTTAACAATGCGATGGGGATAACGGGCAGCGATCTGCCAGATGCGCGATTTCTCCTGATCTCCAATCTCGCGGCAGACGCCAATCCAACGATCACAAACGGGGCGCAATTCGATGTCTGGTGGAATACCGATACGACGACAACACCAGATGTCGAAATTTACCGTGGCCACATGGGCAGGCTGTTTCATCTGGTCAGCGTGAGTGCAGTCGGGGATGGAGGGAGTTACCGAATCGATGGGACGGCGACGAACTCCGGAGGAGGGAGATTAACGTCCTATGGCAATTATCATCTGGTGGGGACGCCGATAGAACTGGATGAAGCGGATACGTTTTCGAACGGAAATTCAGAACTGAATTTTACGCTGACCTTCGACGCAGGCTATCAATTCAATCCGGATTGTTACGCGGGTTCGCGATGGAATGCCCTGGGTTCGACCTGTCAGACATGA
- a CDS encoding PEP-CTERM sorting domain-containing protein, giving the protein MKRVSIFGLCLTAILACGTGTTALAMPMAASSCNDAFGSITATGRGDYDACIGPNSGNEGAMNFAALLAAINGGVFDGITNWTPDAKYDSGTSMVDAGPNASDFTMTGQPGNSGTWSIDTPTTDAIVLTLKTNTFWSAYYFASGVATSGGNWDTLGVSINHGQGQGISHSTISFAPGNTPPPPGGEVPEPSTVLLFGSGLAGLGYWRWKKGNQSEAVSS; this is encoded by the coding sequence ATGAAACGCGTATCAATTTTCGGTCTTTGCTTGACGGCCATTTTGGCGTGTGGAACGGGAACCACCGCGTTGGCCATGCCCATGGCGGCCAGTTCGTGTAATGATGCCTTTGGGTCAATAACGGCGACAGGTCGCGGCGACTACGATGCCTGTATCGGTCCCAATTCGGGGAATGAGGGCGCCATGAACTTCGCTGCCCTGTTGGCAGCCATCAACGGTGGGGTCTTCGATGGGATCACGAATTGGACGCCTGACGCCAAATATGATTCCGGCACGAGTATGGTCGATGCTGGTCCGAACGCGTCAGACTTTACGATGACCGGTCAGCCCGGCAATTCAGGAACGTGGAGTATCGACACTCCAACCACTGATGCTATCGTTCTAACCCTCAAGACCAATACCTTCTGGAGTGCCTATTACTTCGCGAGTGGTGTAGCTACAAGCGGGGGGAATTGGGATACCCTGGGAGTCTCAATTAATCACGGACAAGGACAAGGAATTTCTCATAGTACGATTTCTTTCGCGCCGGGAAACACCCCTCCTCCTCCAGGGGGAGAAGTTCCGGAGCCTTCTACGGTCCTCCTCTTTGGTTCAGGGTTGGCCGGACTCGGGTATTGGCGATGGAAGAAAGGAAACCAGAGCGAAGCAGTTTCGTCATAA
- a CDS encoding type II secretion system F family protein: MANYKYRAVDQQGGTQKGVLAAENVDDLRGRLKEGGKLLIEAKETREVATGSHGTVKVKPQVILEFVTHMSSLSQAGVPVLTSLINLAQEASTPQFGLVLDRVWRTVETGVPLHTAMSQYPRVFPQLVVNLVQAGEESGTLPETFVELQRYLEWVERMKGEVRQAVIYPTTILTAVLALFILMFTFVIPRFTPILESLNVPLPFVTVVVLAFSKFMENTWWVWAILLIGIPVGIIASKSRVPGFALLWDTWMLKIPVFGPLKSMVALSRFTHNFGVLYKAGIPVLQGLSLCQRLVGNLVIAKALKKVEQDVSEGATISNALRLHPVFPSILIQMVSVGEAAGRLDQTMLHVAHYYNEEIPRRVKKIFGIMEPMITVGLIGTVGIVAVSIFLPMMSLMGGMR, encoded by the coding sequence ATGGCTAACTATAAATACCGGGCCGTTGACCAGCAAGGCGGCACTCAGAAAGGGGTCCTGGCGGCCGAGAATGTCGATGATCTTCGAGGACGATTGAAGGAGGGTGGAAAACTCCTCATAGAGGCCAAAGAAACTCGCGAAGTGGCGACAGGGTCACATGGCACTGTCAAAGTGAAACCGCAGGTCATACTCGAATTTGTCACACACATGTCGAGTCTGTCGCAAGCCGGTGTGCCGGTCCTCACCTCGTTGATCAATCTAGCTCAGGAAGCATCAACCCCGCAGTTTGGCCTCGTTTTAGATAGAGTGTGGCGTACGGTTGAGACAGGCGTTCCTCTGCATACAGCCATGAGTCAGTATCCCCGCGTCTTTCCTCAACTCGTCGTGAACCTCGTGCAGGCTGGTGAAGAAAGTGGGACATTGCCTGAGACGTTTGTGGAGTTGCAGCGATACCTGGAATGGGTAGAACGGATGAAAGGAGAAGTCCGTCAGGCCGTCATCTATCCCACCACGATCCTGACGGCTGTCCTCGCACTCTTTATTCTGATGTTTACCTTTGTCATTCCCCGCTTCACGCCGATCCTTGAAAGTCTGAATGTTCCGCTTCCCTTCGTCACGGTCGTGGTCCTGGCGTTTAGCAAGTTTATGGAAAATACCTGGTGGGTATGGGCAATTCTGCTAATCGGCATACCTGTGGGCATAATAGCGAGCAAGTCCCGGGTCCCGGGTTTTGCCTTGTTGTGGGACACCTGGATGCTGAAGATACCGGTTTTCGGCCCGCTCAAGAGTATGGTCGCGCTTTCACGGTTCACGCATAACTTTGGAGTGCTGTACAAAGCCGGCATTCCTGTGCTGCAGGGGCTGAGCTTGTGTCAGCGGTTGGTCGGCAATCTCGTCATCGCCAAGGCCCTCAAGAAAGTGGAGCAGGATGTATCGGAAGGCGCGACCATCAGCAATGCGCTCCGGCTCCATCCGGTCTTTCCTTCAATCTTGATTCAAATGGTTTCAGTCGGTGAGGCGGCTGGTCGCCTGGATCAAACCATGCTGCATGTGGCGCATTATTACAACGAAGAAATTCCACGGCGGGTCAAAAAGATCTTTGGCATCATGGAACCGATGATCACGGTTGGGTTGATCGGAACGGTGGGTATCGTCGCTGTGTCCATCTTCCTTCCCATGATGAGCCTGATGGGAGGCATGCGCTGA
- the tadA gene encoding Flp pilus assembly complex ATPase component TadA, giving the protein MEHAPTKPKRLGDRLVADGLLAEDQLDLALKESKRNGKFLGETLVSLGFITDEVLTTYLATESQATVLDLSDCFIPPDVLALVPHELSAQFRLLPIERKGNLLKVAFADTYNVMAVDTIERITGLNVEVVAAPSQTISDAIERLYAQSETITNLVDQLAKQGLGALGEQSGTEAPMIRLCNQIITFAIQIRATDIHVEPDEQYLRIRIRVDGLLGREILIPKILQASIIARLKLMATLNVTEKRLPQDGRIPFTSGTRRVDLRVSTLPTNFGESVVMRILDKSAVNLEFSSLGFTAHNQQRVRSVVQRPYGILLVTGPTGSGKTTTLYTSLREVNAQEKGVFTLEDPVEYQMPMVRQTQVNPGIGMTFAAGLRALLRQDPDVIMVGEIRDLETADLAMRAAMTGHLVFSTLHTNDAVGAIPRLIDMGVEPYLLASALSGVVAQRLLRLICHGCKEERTDVEQVLKALKIQPPEGEPPRLWQGKGCRACGNTGFRGRQGIYEVFLMNEQVHLPIVQGPDLPAIRGIARKEGMITMKEDGLAKAFQGLTTVEEVLRVVDG; this is encoded by the coding sequence ATGGAACATGCACCGACCAAGCCCAAGCGTCTTGGTGACCGACTCGTCGCTGACGGTCTGCTCGCAGAAGACCAACTCGATCTGGCCCTTAAAGAATCGAAGCGGAACGGAAAATTTCTTGGTGAAACCCTCGTCAGTCTTGGGTTCATCACGGATGAAGTTCTGACGACCTATCTGGCGACCGAGTCACAAGCAACGGTTCTCGATCTCTCCGATTGTTTCATTCCTCCCGATGTGCTTGCACTCGTCCCCCATGAGTTGTCTGCGCAGTTCCGTCTCCTGCCGATCGAGAGAAAAGGCAATCTGCTAAAAGTCGCATTCGCTGATACGTACAACGTCATGGCGGTCGATACCATTGAGCGTATCACGGGATTGAACGTCGAAGTGGTCGCCGCCCCGTCGCAAACGATCTCCGATGCGATCGAACGCCTGTATGCCCAGAGCGAGACCATTACGAATCTGGTTGACCAATTGGCCAAGCAAGGATTGGGCGCGTTGGGGGAACAATCAGGGACCGAAGCGCCGATGATTCGGCTCTGTAACCAGATCATCACCTTTGCGATCCAGATTCGAGCCACAGATATCCACGTCGAACCAGATGAGCAGTATTTGCGGATTCGTATCCGAGTCGATGGGTTGCTCGGACGAGAAATTCTCATTCCCAAAATTCTGCAAGCCTCGATTATCGCGCGATTGAAACTCATGGCGACGTTAAATGTGACTGAAAAACGGTTGCCTCAGGATGGACGAATTCCATTTACTTCCGGCACCCGTCGGGTCGACTTGCGTGTGTCGACCTTACCGACGAATTTCGGTGAAAGCGTGGTTATGCGAATTCTCGATAAATCCGCCGTGAACCTGGAATTCTCTTCGCTAGGGTTTACCGCGCATAATCAGCAGCGAGTGCGATCCGTCGTGCAGCGTCCATACGGGATATTGCTGGTCACCGGTCCGACGGGGAGTGGAAAAACGACCACGCTCTACACCAGTTTACGAGAGGTGAATGCGCAGGAGAAGGGCGTGTTTACGCTAGAAGATCCCGTGGAATACCAAATGCCCATGGTCAGGCAAACTCAGGTGAATCCAGGCATCGGCATGACGTTCGCCGCGGGTCTTCGCGCCTTATTGCGGCAAGATCCCGACGTGATCATGGTTGGAGAGATTCGTGATCTCGAAACGGCGGATTTGGCCATGCGCGCGGCCATGACCGGTCACCTTGTTTTTTCGACGTTACATACGAACGATGCGGTGGGGGCGATCCCTCGTTTGATCGATATGGGAGTTGAACCCTATCTGTTGGCATCGGCGCTTTCTGGAGTTGTCGCGCAGCGGCTTCTTCGGCTCATTTGTCACGGATGTAAAGAAGAGCGGACTGATGTGGAGCAAGTCTTGAAGGCACTGAAGATTCAACCGCCAGAGGGAGAGCCCCCGAGGCTGTGGCAAGGAAAAGGGTGCCGCGCATGCGGGAATACCGGCTTTCGCGGACGCCAGGGTATTTATGAAGTCTTTCTCATGAACGAACAGGTACATCTGCCGATCGTACAAGGACCGGATTTACCAGCGATTCGAGGAATTGCCCGTAAAGAAGGCATGATTACGATGAAGGAAGATGGGCTGGCCAAGGCGTTTCAAGGACTGACGACAGTTGAAGAAGTGTTGAGGGTGGTCGATGGCTAA
- a CDS encoding type II secretion system GspH family protein — MNKERREQGFTLIEMIGVLAVIAILVALLLPKVFEIMAESKANALVAAIRTYETAVVDYYSDISSLLPLDATGVPTAEATGDSATAVSLPARLTLDSSDALNTGANGWSRFKGPYLAKFVTAVPPGLGTGVYMPATAPVSYGTATTASNIAWDLNNDGNSDIPSGANVVYVYFTGISDSDFDKVDAIIDPGMGTTTAQRVLRGRVKYDSATDQMMIYLNHG, encoded by the coding sequence ATGAATAAGGAACGACGCGAACAAGGATTTACCTTAATCGAAATGATCGGCGTATTGGCCGTCATCGCTATTCTGGTCGCATTACTGTTGCCAAAGGTGTTTGAGATTATGGCGGAATCAAAGGCTAATGCCTTGGTTGCAGCTATCCGGACGTATGAAACGGCCGTGGTGGATTACTACTCCGACATCAGTTCGTTGCTGCCTCTCGATGCCACGGGAGTCCCGACCGCGGAGGCAACCGGCGATAGCGCCACGGCAGTCTCGCTTCCGGCACGTTTGACGTTGGATTCATCCGATGCGTTGAACACCGGCGCGAATGGCTGGTCCAGGTTCAAAGGCCCGTATTTAGCCAAATTTGTCACGGCTGTGCCTCCAGGGCTTGGAACAGGCGTATACATGCCCGCCACGGCACCCGTGAGTTACGGGACAGCGACAACAGCCTCCAATATCGCGTGGGACCTGAATAATGATGGGAACAGCGATATCCCGAGTGGGGCCAATGTGGTCTATGTCTATTTTACGGGAATCAGCGATTCCGATTTCGACAAAGTCGACGCGATTATTGATCCGGGTATGGGCACCACGACGGCCCAACGAGTCTTGCGCGGCCGGGTGAAATATGATTCGGCTACTGACCAAATGATGATTTACCTCAATCATGGGTAA
- a CDS encoding type II secretion system GspH family protein, protein MDLRAQSGLSLLETIGAVSIGAVLAAITVPHVYDLIADSKAESLVASTKVYQHAISRYYADIGTVLPLDGLGIPRLEPAGNSANPKSLPARLTLAASGPQAGTVNLWSRFQGPYLEKFDTRYPPELGETMYMPTIRSLSLGVSVTGSNHAWDLKGDDGKNDIPTNATVVMLRVVGLTPEQFLRVDKIIEPDIGATATERRLRGRAKYDSTDMTLNLYLAHQ, encoded by the coding sequence ATGGATCTTCGAGCCCAAAGTGGTTTGAGTTTGCTTGAGACCATCGGCGCGGTCTCGATAGGAGCCGTATTGGCCGCCATCACCGTCCCGCATGTCTATGATCTCATCGCCGACTCCAAGGCCGAGTCGCTCGTGGCGTCGACCAAAGTCTATCAACATGCGATCAGTCGATATTATGCCGACATAGGAACCGTATTGCCTTTAGACGGTCTGGGGATTCCGCGGCTGGAGCCGGCGGGGAATAGTGCGAATCCCAAGTCCCTTCCTGCCCGGCTCACGCTCGCAGCTAGTGGGCCGCAGGCTGGGACGGTCAATCTTTGGAGCAGATTTCAAGGGCCGTATCTCGAAAAATTCGATACCCGGTATCCGCCGGAATTGGGGGAAACGATGTATATGCCCACCATTCGGTCGCTCTCCCTGGGGGTGAGCGTGACAGGGAGTAATCATGCCTGGGACCTCAAGGGTGACGATGGAAAAAACGATATTCCCACGAATGCCACGGTGGTGATGCTTCGAGTGGTCGGCTTGACGCCCGAGCAATTCCTGCGAGTTGATAAGATCATCGAGCCGGACATCGGGGCAACCGCGACAGAAAGACGCCTCAGAGGGCGGGCCAAGTACGATTCAACCGACATGACGTTGAATCTCTATTTAGCTCATCAATAA
- a CDS encoding VPLPA-CTERM sorting domain-containing protein: MFETSDTNTGAGSGHIQSFLRTQKNGSEAGFNTDARPFNLDQVTGNFTRSLMLSDLAVVDVGGTDYFELRLDINEPGGAQSLITLQELELWVHTTPDDNDYSDGLGTKVYDLGGNTVLMDNGVGGSAGSGDFDYDVLFPTAILSGFSPDNFLYLYNVFGDTDMMSEPSQAGFEEWAAVTNGPTPVPVPSAVWLFGTGLIGLIGITRRKNFLQNK, from the coding sequence ATGTTCGAAACGTCTGATACCAATACGGGAGCCGGTTCAGGGCACATTCAATCGTTCCTTCGAACACAAAAAAACGGCTCTGAAGCAGGGTTTAACACAGATGCTAGACCTTTTAACCTAGATCAAGTTACCGGAAACTTCACTCGTTCCCTCATGCTTAGCGATCTGGCCGTTGTTGATGTGGGCGGCACAGACTATTTTGAATTACGGTTGGACATTAATGAGCCGGGTGGCGCTCAGTCCTTGATCACACTGCAGGAGTTAGAATTATGGGTTCACACCACTCCTGATGATAACGATTATAGCGACGGATTGGGCACAAAAGTTTATGACCTAGGAGGAAACACAGTCCTCATGGACAACGGGGTCGGAGGAAGTGCCGGTAGTGGTGACTTTGATTACGATGTCTTATTCCCTACCGCAATCTTGAGCGGTTTTAGCCCTGACAACTTTCTCTATCTCTACAATGTCTTCGGTGATACAGACATGATGAGCGAACCTTCGCAAGCCGGGTTTGAGGAGTGGGCCGCCGTAACGAACGGCCCCACACCTGTTCCTGTTCCATCAGCCGTCTGGCTATTTGGTACCGGACTCATCGGACTCATCGGCATCACCCGACGAAAAAACTTCCTTCAGAATAAGTAA
- a CDS encoding tetratricopeptide repeat protein: protein MTRQLYDTPKTSSCTRREWLGGRAMRLGIQRGGHIMHGDNKQQRPTVCVSIIIGFSLVLGCSASPKADVMHSSLQMDQQSARHGQFTGVAIHDSLRDATIFQTAKRIQQPLTHVTPLALVAPPLPLNAQLPETPVHVPEPGESLNQDHDERWHTELGWSLLVGGNSQGAIASYRQAIRQNPTFVEAYVGLGSALRMQNKVTEAIEAYEQALELQPDNPSALVHLGSLYADGEPAHRNIEKAKRLYARASKQGDPFAKIALTGLKTHQ from the coding sequence GTGACTCGTCAACTCTACGATACGCCGAAAACCAGTTCTTGTACGAGACGCGAATGGCTAGGGGGACGAGCAATGCGTCTCGGAATTCAGCGGGGGGGGCATATCATGCATGGTGACAACAAACAGCAAAGACCAACGGTCTGCGTGTCTATCATTATCGGTTTTTCACTGGTCCTGGGATGTTCAGCAAGCCCGAAAGCTGACGTGATGCACTCGTCACTCCAGATGGACCAGCAGTCTGCACGGCATGGGCAGTTTACGGGCGTCGCCATTCACGATAGCCTGCGGGATGCTACGATCTTTCAAACAGCCAAGCGAATCCAGCAACCGCTGACCCACGTCACTCCCCTCGCGCTCGTGGCGCCTCCGTTGCCTCTCAATGCGCAGCTCCCCGAAACTCCAGTCCACGTACCGGAACCGGGAGAATCCTTGAATCAAGATCATGATGAGCGGTGGCATACTGAATTAGGATGGTCATTGCTGGTTGGGGGAAACTCCCAAGGAGCGATCGCGTCTTATCGGCAGGCGATTCGTCAGAACCCCACGTTTGTCGAAGCGTATGTAGGACTCGGAAGTGCGCTCAGAATGCAAAACAAGGTCACGGAAGCTATTGAGGCTTACGAGCAGGCTCTTGAGCTGCAACCGGATAATCCGTCGGCCTTAGTTCACCTGGGGTCTCTCTATGCTGATGGAGAGCCAGCCCATCGGAATATCGAAAAAGCCAAGCGATTGTACGCTCGCGCTTCCAAGCAAGGCGATCCATTCGCGAAAATTGCGCTAACAGGGCTGAAAACTCATCAGTGA